In Ovis aries strain OAR_USU_Benz2616 breed Rambouillet chromosome 17, ARS-UI_Ramb_v3.0, whole genome shotgun sequence, the following proteins share a genomic window:
- the C17H22orf31 gene encoding uncharacterized protein C22orf31 homolog — protein MSGPSKFTRAIFGKKRAREVPEAHPIYVRREPRIPAYGLRQSILLNTRLQGCYVDTPALTNIWTTRTCTEPNTTAPTPGPTSSWEVVKDPVIASSFSLVKLVLRRQLKEKCCPAPLKFGDAKPSKRLKPRDDATMKTTQRGGTRNSISSKSKQPAGQQPGSPRRRGPAGGVNESKESSKEKKATVCQDLESRYAEHVAATQALSRDMGTASWKGRASLPEIRKRQQLSEDALVIHGLPTESYQALYHTVVEPMLWNPSGTPKRYSLELGKAIKQKLWEALCRQAAAPEDSQKDPRPGRKRLEVHKEPVEEAVPKK, from the exons ATGTCAGGACCTTCAAAATTCACCCGAGCCATTTTTGGGAAGAAGAGGGCTAGAGAAGTTCCTGAGGCT CATCCAATCTATGTGAGACGAGAGCCCAGAATCCCTGCCTATGGACTCCGACAGTCTATCTTACTGAACACCAGGCTCCAGGGCTGCTATGTGGACACTCCAGCTCTCACCAACATCTGGACAACCAGAACGTGTACTGAGCCGAACACCACTGCCCCCACACCAGGTCCCACCTCTTCTTGGGAAGTTGTAAAGGACCCAGtcattgccagttccttctccctgGTGAAACTGGTGCTCAGGCGACAGCTGAAGGAGAAATGCTGCCCAGCGCCACTCAAGTTTGGAGACGCAAAACCCTCCAAGAGATTAAAGCCCAGGGACGATGCAACAATGAAAACCACCCAGCGGGGCGGAACAAGAAACTCCATCAGTTCCAAGAGCAAGCAGCCAGCAGGGCAGCAGCCAGGCTCGCCCAGGCGCAGGGGGCCTGCAGGAGGCGTCAATGAG AGTAAAGAGagttcaaaggagaaaaaagcgACGGTCTGCCAAGATCTTGAGAGCAGATATGCTGAACATGTGGCCGCCACCCAAGCGCTATCCCGGGACATGGGGACAGCGTCCTGGAAGGGCCGAGCCTCACTTCCTGAAATCAGGAAGAGGCAGCAGTTGTCCGAGGATGCGTTAGTCATCCACGGCCTCCCCACTGAGAGCTACCAGGCTCTGTACCACACTGTGGTAGAGCCCATGCTGTGGAATCCTTCTGGGACCCCCAAGAGGTACAGCCTGGAGCTGGGCAAGGCCATCAAACAAAAGCTCTGGGAGGCTCTGTGCAGACAGGCTGCCGCCCCTGAAGACTCTCAGAAGGACCCGCGGCCAGGCAGGAAGCGGCTGGAAGTCCACAAGGAGCCTGTTGAGGAGGCTGTGCCCAAGAAATAG